In the Ascochyta rabiei chromosome 17, complete sequence genome, one interval contains:
- a CDS encoding D-serine ammonia-lyase — MGVLVKIDTGYHRAGITTSSPKFGPLVAAILAKDDTKGGEGAIALRGFYSHFGHSYAGSSEDDAASGLIDELVGLEQATHAVPESVRRGLILSIGATPTATAAQNMLSSSSPRVDEFHATLARMKEQYTVELHAGVYPLLDCQQVATHARPSSGEARDGFQPLSKDSIAVRLLVEVTSVYSEREKPEALVSAGSLAMGREPCKSYPGWGIVTGSLGNAKTRSVYDEREEKMGWIVGKISQEHGILTWEGDRSKCNELAVGDKIEVWPNHACVAGAGFGWYLVVDSELGGDKVVDVWLRWRGW, encoded by the coding sequence ATGGGCGTCTTGGTTAAGATAGATACCGGCTACCACCGTGCCGGCATCACGACCTCGAGCCCGAAATTCGGCCCACTCGTCGCTGCCATACTCGCAAAAGACGATACGAAAGGAGGAGAGGGAGCGATAGCTCTGAGAGGCTTCTACTCGCACTTCGGACACAGCTACGCGGGCTCATCCGAAGACGACGCCGCCTCGGGCCTCATCGACGAACTCGTCGGCCTCGAGCAAGCCACGCACGCTGTTCCCGAGTCCGTACGCAGAGGGCTCATCTTGTCTATCGGAGCTACGCCTACAGCGACGGCAGCGCAGAACATgctctcctcctcttcgccGCGTGTCGATGAGTTCCACGCCACTCTAGCCAGAATGAAAGAGCAGTACACTGTAGAGTTGCACGCTGGCGTGTATCCGCTGCTCGACTGCCAGCAAGTCGCCACGCACGCCCGTCCGTCGTCAGGCGAGGCGAGAGACGGATTCCAGCCGCTGAGCAAGGACAGCATCGCGGTCCGCTTACTCGTCGAGGTCACTTCTGTATACTCTGAGCGCGAGAAGCCCGAAGCGTTAGTCTCAGCGGGCAGCTTGGCGATGGGGAGAGAGCCTTGTAAGAGCTACCCTGGGTGGGGCATCGTGACGGGGTCGCTGGGGAACGCGAAGACGAGATCGGTGTACGATGAACGAGAGGAGAAGATGGGATGGATAGTAGGGAAGATCAGTCAGGAGCATGGTATTTTGACGTGGGAGGGGGACAGGTCGAAGTGCAACGAGCTGGCAGTTGGAGACAAGATCGAGGTCTGGCCGAACCATGCTTGTGTTGCTGGAGCTGGGTTTGGGTGGTATCTTGTCGTCGACTCAGAGCTAGGAGGAGACAAGGTTGTGGATGTGTGGCTAAGATGGAGGGGCTGGTAG
- a CDS encoding D-serine ammonia-lyase, with the protein MAAGYPLSDLASLRAQFVGRKLTELPSPSIILDRSLVEKNCAAMLQICSRLGLGFRAHVKSHKTLELARLMVGDGLQGVHGRGAQFIVSTVAEAENLAPYVQQCQEQGREASVCHAFMFNAVCSADDDEG; encoded by the coding sequence ATGGCGGCTGGCTATCCCCTCTCTGACCTTGCGTCGCTCAGGGCGCAGTTTGTGGGCAGGAAACTGACTGAGCTGCCCTCGCCGTCCATCATCCTCGACCGCAGCCTGGTCGAGAAAAACTGCGCGGCCATGCTGCAGATATGCTCAAGGCTCGGTCTGGGGTTCAGGGCGCATGTCAAGAGCCACAAGACGCTGGAGCTAGCTCGCCTGATGGTCGGCGATGGGCTGCAGGGCGTGCACGGGCGGGGTGCACAGTTCATCGTGAGCACGGTTGCAGAGGCGGAGAATCTGGCGCCGTATGTGCAGCAGTGTCAGGAGCAGGGGCGGGAGGCTAGCGTATGTCACGCGTTCATGTTCAATGCGGTGTGCTCTGCTGATGATGATGAGGGGTAG
- a CDS encoding OPT super has product MANLNTDKAIAKSTSAELSPASSHLGPAKDRGITEASPVEDDTAIVEEEAHDDPEIAQLPLVVRQLVSLEDDPNLPTITFRYFVLCILFIVPGAFLSQMSYFRTTQAPYSIFFVQIACHYVGHFLADRLPAWQVNLPFGYGFNLNPAPWSIKEHVLVTLTAASGATYNLGFTPISMAALWYDTKIHPAVAIFYMVAIVICGYAIAAVARSLLLWEPEYIWPQALMQTTLFETFRKQDRNSKLAKRQMHIFFLCLIGMTLWQFLPEYVFPMTSSLAFLCWVAPKNPVANFIGSGLGGMGFMNLSLDWSNINWNGTSILITPFWTQTILFLAFVFNCWVLIPAVKWGNLGSYKHGLMSNSLLLANGTKYPTLKIVNKDFSLNETAWEEYGPAYMGLQFAWGTFFNYAKLPSAFVWMATFGGPAILSTLRKNLAARKARSEANKQRASTGSGDSTAGPNIHHQYTDRLNVIQRSYKEVPEWWFVALFLAGFVTLLAITASGHLFIPWWTVIIGVATGFIVVVPLGYLYAISNYQVAIGDFNELIYGYMIHTAAGAAHHHPCGPSVYGSIAGDAWYRAQYMLQDQRIGHYMHIPPRTVFFSQIFGCILGVPINYGVIRWVLDTKFDFLSGVKSDSLHQWTGQHLVGSNTLGVQYAVIGPKRMFGTSELRVLPYGFLVGAAAPLVMYALYRAFPKSKLKFHLWNTTIFFSGVAVFYGNLSTGYFSAWLGGFITMYWIFRHHFKIWKRYNYIVAAAFDAAFNLNMLLIFLFFGSGKQIKMPAWWGNNADNAERCFALDD; this is encoded by the exons ATGGCCAACCTTAACACTGACAAGGCGATAGCCAAGTCCACAAGCGCTGAGCTTAGCCCCGCCTCAAGCCACCTAGGGCCAGCAAAAGACAGGGGCATCACCGAAGCATCACCTGTGGAAGACGACACTGCAATTGTCGAAGAAGAAGCCCATGACGACCCCGAAATCGCCCAGCTGCCACTTGTTGTGCGCCAGCTTGTGTCTCTCGAAGACGACCCCAATCTTCCGACCATAACGTTCCGTTACTTCGTTCTCTGCATCCTGTTCATCGTCCCTGGAGCCTTCCTATCGCAGATGAGCTATTTTCGAACGACCCAGGCACCATACTCCATCTTCTTCGTGCAGATCGCTTGTCACTACGTCGGGCATTTCCTCGCCGACCGTCTCCCGGCATGGCAAGTGAACCTACCGTTTGGCTATGGCTTCAACCTCAACCCTGCACCATGGAGCATCAAAGAGCACGTTCTGGTCACATTGACTGCGGCGTCTGGCGCAACGTACAATCTTGGTTTTACCCCAATTAGTATGGCTGCTCTGTGGTATGACACGAAGATCCACCCCGCCGTGGCGATCTTCTACATGGTAGCAATAGTCATATGCGGCTATGCCATCGCTGCGGTTGCTCGTTCATTATTGCTTTGGGAGCCTGAGTACATATGGCCTCAAGCTCTTATGCAGACAACGCTGTTCGAGACCTTTCGCAAGCAGGATCGCAACAGCAAACTGGCCAAGCGACAGATGCACATATTCTTCCTCTGTCTGATCGGCATGACACTATGGCAATTTCTACCAGAATATGTCTTCCCAATGACTTCTTCACTCGCATTTCTGTGTTGGGTCGCGCCAAAGAACCCG GTCGCAAATTTCATTGGATCTGGCCTTGGAGGTATGGGCTTCATGAATCTTAGCCTCGATTGGTCGAACATCAACTGGAACGGCACATCAATTCTCATTACACCCTTCTGGACACAGACCATCCTGTTTCTTGCCTTTGTGTTCAACTGTTGGGTTCTTATTCCAGCGGTCAAGTGGGGCAATTTAGGCTCTTACAAACACGGCCTGATGTCGAATAGCTTGCTTCTAGCTAACGGAACAAAATATCCGACCCTCAAAATCGTCAACAAGGACTTCAGCCTCAACGAGACAGCTTGGGAAGAATACGGCCCCGCCTACATGGGACTTCAGTTTGCCTGGGGTACATTCTTCAACTACGCCAAGCTGCCTTCAGCTTTTGTCTGGATGGCTACGTTCGGTGGTCCTGCGATCCTGTCGACGCTGAGGAAGAACCTGGCTGCACGGAAAGCTCGAAGTGAAGCGAACAAGCAGCGAGCCTCTACTGGTAGTGGTGACAGCACTGCGGGTCCCAATATCCATCATCAGTACACTGACCGCCTGAATGTCATTCAACGCTCGTACAAGGAGGTGCCTGAGTGGTGGTTTGTCGCGCTATTTCTCGCTGGCTTCGTCACCCTGCTCGCAATCACAGCATCTGGCCACCTTTTTATTCCTTGGTGGACCGTAATCATTGGTGTTGCAACAGGCTTCATAGTTGTCGTTCCCCTGGGCTACCTCTACGCCATCTCGAATTATCAAGTTGCAATAGGCGACTTCAACGAGCTCATATATGGATACATGATCCACACCGCTGCCGGAGCCGCTCACCACCACCCTTGTGGACCGTCAGTGTACGGGTCCATAGCAGGTGACGCTTGGTATCGCGCTCAGTACATGCTCCAAGATCAACGAATAGGTCACTATATGCATATCCCGCCTCGAACTGTGTTCTTCAGCCAGATTTTCGGATGCATCTTAGGAGTACCGATCAACTACGGCGTGATCCGGTGGGTCCTTGACACGAAATTCGACTTTTTATCTGGAGTGAAGTCAGACTCTCTGCATCAGTGGACGGGTCAGCATCTCGTGGGCTCCAATACTCTCGGTGTGCAGTACGCTGTCATTGGGCCAAAACGGATGTTCGGTACCAGCGAGTTGCGAGTTCTACCGTATGGGTTCCTCGTAGGCGCTGCAGCCCCGCTCGTCATGTATGCGCTGTACCGCGCATTCCCAAAATCGAAGCTCAAGTTCCACCTTTGGAACACCACAATCTTCTTCTCCGGTGTGGCTGTATTCTACGGCAACCTTTCAACAGGATACTTCAGCGCGTGGCTCGGTGGTTTCATTACAATGTACTGGATCTTCCGCCACCACTTCAAGATCTGGAAGCGTTACAACTATATTGTTGCAGCGGCTTTCGATGCAGCCTTCAATTTGAATATGCTGCTGATCTTCCTGTTCTTTGGAAGTGGAAAGCAAATCAAGATGCCCGCTTGGTGGGGTAATAATGCCGACAATGCTGAGAGGTGTTTTGCGTTAGATGATTAA